From Oceanipulchritudo coccoides, the proteins below share one genomic window:
- a CDS encoding glutamate synthase subunit beta translates to MGKATGFLEVDRKTIGEMDPKERIKGWNEFKVHPKEEHLKNQGSRCMDCGTPFCHTGHMVSGMASGCPINNLIPEFNDLVYRGRWKEALERLHKTNNFPEFTGRVCPAPCEGSCVLGVIEPPVTIKNIECSIIDRGWDEGWVKPQPPTERTGKKVAVIGSGPAGLSCADQLNQAGHLVTVYERADRIGGLLMYGIPNMKLDKGKVVQRRVDLMEAEGIKFVTGCEIGKDTTASELKDEFDAVVFCTGATKPRDLPIPGRELNGVHFAMDFLTTNTRHVLDTEFDGSLPELNAKGKDVVVIGGGDTGTDCVGTSIRQGCKSVTQLEILPRPPASREEGNPWPEWPKIYRMDYGQEEAAALQGEDPRQYLVMTERFLDDGNGNLTGLEIIEIEWGKDEQGRFVPNKKEDTRRTIPAQLVTLAMGFLGPDQEVVEELSLETDPRSNIKAEHEKYTTNVEGVFAAGDCRRGQSLVVWAINEGRGAAREVDRYLMGVTQLP, encoded by the coding sequence ATGGGTAAAGCAACCGGATTTCTTGAAGTTGATAGAAAGACCATCGGTGAGATGGATCCTAAGGAGCGGATCAAGGGCTGGAACGAGTTCAAGGTTCATCCCAAGGAGGAGCACCTGAAGAACCAGGGTTCCCGCTGTATGGACTGCGGGACACCGTTCTGCCACACGGGCCACATGGTCTCCGGCATGGCAAGCGGGTGCCCTATCAACAATCTTATCCCGGAGTTCAACGACCTGGTCTACCGTGGTCGCTGGAAGGAAGCCTTGGAACGTCTGCACAAGACGAATAACTTCCCCGAGTTCACAGGGCGTGTATGTCCTGCTCCCTGCGAAGGTTCCTGTGTGCTGGGCGTAATTGAGCCGCCGGTGACGATCAAGAACATCGAATGCTCAATCATCGACCGCGGATGGGATGAAGGCTGGGTGAAGCCTCAGCCACCGACTGAGCGGACCGGCAAGAAAGTTGCCGTGATCGGTTCCGGTCCGGCCGGGCTTTCCTGTGCTGACCAGTTGAACCAGGCCGGGCATCTCGTCACTGTTTACGAGCGGGCTGACCGCATTGGCGGTCTCCTGATGTACGGGATTCCAAACATGAAGCTGGATAAAGGCAAAGTCGTCCAGCGTCGTGTTGACCTGATGGAGGCTGAGGGGATCAAGTTTGTCACCGGATGCGAAATTGGAAAAGATACGACGGCTAGCGAGCTCAAGGACGAGTTTGATGCAGTCGTCTTTTGCACGGGTGCGACCAAACCGCGTGACCTGCCAATTCCGGGCCGTGAGTTGAACGGGGTACACTTCGCGATGGATTTCCTGACGACCAACACGCGTCATGTACTGGATACGGAATTCGACGGATCTCTCCCTGAGCTCAATGCCAAGGGCAAGGATGTCGTGGTCATCGGCGGTGGTGACACCGGAACGGACTGCGTTGGCACTTCGATCCGGCAGGGTTGCAAGAGCGTGACCCAGCTGGAAATCCTTCCTCGCCCTCCTGCCAGTCGCGAAGAGGGCAACCCGTGGCCGGAATGGCCCAAGATCTACCGTATGGATTACGGGCAGGAAGAGGCGGCCGCCTTGCAGGGTGAAGATCCCCGCCAATATCTCGTCATGACCGAACGCTTTCTTGATGATGGAAATGGAAACCTGACCGGTTTGGAAATCATTGAGATCGAGTGGGGCAAGGATGAGCAGGGCCGCTTTGTTCCGAACAAGAAGGAAGATACCCGTCGGACGATTCCGGCACAGTTGGTGACTTTGGCGATGGGCTTTCTGGGCCCGGACCAGGAGGTTGTCGAAGAGCTTTCCCTCGAAACGGATCCACGCTCCAATATCAAGGCCGAGCATGAGAAGTACACGACCAACGTTGAAGGTGTCTTTGCTGCCGGTGACTGCCGTCGTGGGCAAAGCCTCGTCGTCTGGGCGATTAATGAGGGTCGCGGTGCCGCGCGCGAAGTGGATCGTTACCTCATGGGTGTGACCCAGCTTCCTTGA
- a CDS encoding ABC transporter ATP-binding protein produces MFENIPEVKDGEVRPLLECQEIQLGYSTPSGWKPVVNRVDFEVRKGETVALVGESGSGKSTIAKALVKLIPLRGGSIRFDGKEVGNLSPVEFQPYRKKIQMIFQDPLKALNPRLKVSQLIEEPLRLHFPKLDRAKRVDELLQAVQLPVSSKDRFPSEFSGGQRQRILIARALAVEPELLVCDEPVSALDVTIQARLLELLESLKSSHGLTLLFISHDLAVVQQIADRVLVLQNGRRVEWKETGQLFKNPEHPYTRMLIDACPTW; encoded by the coding sequence ATGTTTGAGAATATACCGGAGGTTAAAGACGGCGAAGTGCGTCCTCTTTTGGAATGCCAGGAAATACAACTGGGTTATTCCACTCCTTCGGGCTGGAAGCCTGTTGTCAATCGGGTTGATTTTGAAGTTCGTAAAGGCGAGACGGTCGCCCTTGTCGGTGAAAGCGGATCGGGCAAGAGCACCATTGCCAAAGCACTCGTCAAACTCATCCCGCTCAGGGGTGGGTCCATCCGCTTCGATGGTAAAGAAGTGGGGAATCTAAGCCCCGTTGAATTCCAGCCTTACCGAAAGAAAATCCAGATGATTTTCCAGGACCCGTTAAAGGCCCTCAACCCGCGCCTCAAGGTTTCCCAATTAATCGAAGAGCCTCTCCGGCTGCATTTTCCAAAGCTCGACCGTGCCAAGCGTGTCGATGAGCTACTGCAAGCGGTGCAGCTCCCTGTCTCCAGCAAGGACCGTTTCCCCTCAGAGTTCAGTGGTGGCCAGCGTCAACGAATCCTCATTGCCCGCGCACTCGCTGTGGAACCGGAACTGCTTGTTTGCGATGAACCTGTGAGCGCCCTTGATGTCACCATTCAGGCAAGGCTGTTGGAGTTGCTCGAAAGTTTGAAGTCATCCCATGGGCTGACCCTCCTCTTCATCTCGCATGACCTTGCTGTTGTGCAACAGATCGCCGACCGCGTCCTCGTGCTTCAAAACGGGCGCCGTGTTGAATGGAAGGAAACCGGTCAATTATTCAAAAACCCCGAGCATCCGTACACCCGGATGCTCATCGACGCGTGCCCGACCTGGTAA
- a CDS encoding Dps family protein, with translation MAKIKKTTKKTTRDGSKVVAALRQVLADSYALMGQTHICHWNVEGPTFFALHTAFENQYTELFTAVDELAERIRALDAYAPGGLANLAKLAAMKEIPEKTSSATMVKHLAGLHAKLIKDAVAARDTAAEANDKETEDMMIARIEVHQKTVWMLKAYLKG, from the coding sequence ATGGCCAAGATTAAAAAAACAACAAAGAAAACCACACGAGACGGCTCCAAGGTCGTCGCCGCATTACGACAAGTTCTTGCCGATAGTTATGCCTTGATGGGGCAGACCCATATCTGTCACTGGAATGTTGAAGGACCCACCTTCTTCGCCCTGCACACGGCATTCGAAAATCAGTACACGGAGCTCTTCACCGCAGTTGATGAACTAGCCGAGCGAATTCGTGCCTTGGATGCATATGCGCCCGGTGGCCTTGCCAACCTCGCCAAGCTCGCAGCAATGAAGGAAATTCCGGAAAAAACGTCCTCCGCGACGATGGTGAAGCATCTGGCAGGGCTTCACGCAAAACTGATCAAGGACGCTGTCGCGGCAAGGGACACAGCCGCTGAGGCAAATGACAAGGAAACCGAGGACATGATGATAGCTCGCATCGAGGTACACCAGAAGACGGTCTGGATGCTGAAGGCTTACCTGAAGGGCTGA
- the gltB gene encoding glutamate synthase large subunit, translated as MPDKKKTPIGWPEAQGLWEPSREKDSCGVGFIAHLKGKRSHAIIQKTLTMNTQMIHRGASGSDPDTGDGAGIFIQTPDKFLRKVMLDKGVDLPPEGQYGAGLVFMSPNQSEREACMQLFEHVIREEGQKFLGWRTVPVKSEILGKTSGQYEPVIKQVFIERASDLTDIMDFERKLYVIRKRMVNAVRFNEVPSQFYDVHRTAKNTFPGGEYFYVTGLSARTMIYKGMLTPCQLAEYFPDFHDPDFESALALMHTRFSTNTFPSWPRAHPNRFIAHNGEINTVMGNENFMKARESLCQSDTFGSDIEKISPVINEDGSDSARFDNVLEFLHLGGYDLTHAVMMMIPEPWERHESMNAQKRAFYEFHACMMEPWDGPASITFSDGYQIGAVLDRNGLRPSRYYVTEDDLVIMASEVGVVPDLDPLTVIEKGRLKPGRMFLVDMNEGRIIPDEEVKERIYSAQPYEKWLQDRRLASKDLPDPKNLPEGPISQLKERQIAFGYTYEDLRFLLGPTAEKGVQPIASMGNDTPLAVLSNKSKHLYQYFKQIFAQVTNPALDCIREELVTGTETFIGSEGNLLDPNPESCRMIRLDSPLIDNRQLAQFREIEIDGFKSATLDALFPVSDTEKGLQNALDDLFAAADKAIADGVNILIISDKALSADKAAIPTLLAMGGLHHHLVRAGTRTRVSIVLETGEAREVHHFAVLIGYGADAINPYMAFETLQEMITEQMLGMDLQTAVYNYLKGSIKGVVKTMAKMGISTVASYRGAQIFEAIGLSTRVVNKYFTGTAGRVEGVGLKQIAEESLLRHNKAFAERRISDEEAALEPGGMYQWRRNGEYHLFNPKTIHLLQKAVRTGDYGAYKEYSAMVNDHSESFCTLRGLMRFKHKRKALDIDEVEPIEAIMKRFKTGAMSYGSISKEAHETLAIAMNRVGGKSNTGEGGEDPERFTPMPNGDSKRSAIKQVASGRFGVTSEYLVNSDEIQIKISQGAKPGEGGELPGSKVYPWVAKVRHSTPGVGLVSPPPHHDIYSIEDLAELIHDLKNANRHARVNVKLVAEVGVGTIAAGVAKGHADVILISGHDGGTGASPSSSIYNAGAPWELGLAETNQILLLNDLRSRVVLETDGQLKTGRDVAIATLLGAEEYGFATAPLVTMGCLMMRVCQKNTCPVGVATQDPRLRKNFTGEPEHVVNFMRFIAMEMREIMAELGFRTINEMVGHVEELDTIEAINHWKASGVDLTSIFHKPDVGDEVGTYCQKLQDHGLEESLDVTHLLKLCKPAIERGEPVKVELPIVNVNRVVGTITGSELTRRHGGKGLPEDTVQLKFTGSAGQSFGAFTPPGMSFELEGDANDYFGKGLSGAKLVVYPPRGSKFKAHEQTLIGNVAFYGATLGNAFINGIAGERFCVRNSGVRTVVEGVGDHGCEYMTGGEVIVLGLTGRNFAAGMSGGVAYILDLDGKFQTRLNADMVNVYRLIECDEEEMENVRQRVAEHVKYTGSERGQEVLDNWDEMLPKFVKVLPRDYERMLNAFKKVEEQGLTGDEAAMAAFEDNQKDLARVAGN; from the coding sequence ATGCCAGATAAGAAGAAGACTCCAATCGGATGGCCAGAAGCCCAAGGGCTTTGGGAACCTTCCCGCGAGAAGGATTCCTGCGGTGTGGGATTTATTGCCCACCTGAAGGGGAAGCGCTCCCATGCCATTATCCAGAAAACCCTCACGATGAATACCCAGATGATTCACCGCGGGGCCAGCGGGTCGGATCCTGACACGGGCGACGGAGCAGGTATCTTTATCCAGACACCGGACAAGTTTCTCCGCAAGGTCATGCTCGACAAGGGCGTTGATCTGCCGCCTGAGGGCCAATATGGGGCCGGTCTGGTCTTCATGTCGCCCAACCAGAGTGAACGCGAAGCTTGCATGCAGTTATTCGAACATGTCATCCGCGAGGAGGGACAGAAGTTCCTCGGATGGCGCACGGTTCCGGTGAAGAGTGAAATCCTCGGCAAGACTTCCGGCCAGTATGAACCTGTTATCAAGCAGGTGTTCATCGAGCGTGCCTCGGACCTCACCGATATCATGGATTTTGAGCGCAAACTGTATGTCATCCGCAAGCGGATGGTCAACGCGGTCCGCTTCAATGAGGTGCCTTCCCAGTTCTACGATGTTCACCGTACAGCCAAGAACACGTTCCCAGGTGGAGAATATTTCTATGTGACCGGCCTTTCCGCCCGCACGATGATCTACAAGGGAATGCTCACCCCCTGCCAGTTGGCGGAATACTTCCCGGATTTCCACGATCCGGATTTCGAATCTGCGCTGGCCTTGATGCACACGCGTTTCTCGACGAACACCTTCCCGAGCTGGCCGCGTGCGCACCCGAACCGGTTCATCGCCCACAATGGCGAGATCAATACCGTGATGGGAAATGAGAATTTCATGAAGGCGCGGGAGTCCCTGTGCCAGTCGGATACCTTCGGTTCCGATATTGAGAAGATTTCCCCGGTCATCAATGAGGATGGTTCGGACTCAGCCCGTTTCGACAATGTCCTCGAATTCCTGCATCTGGGAGGATACGACCTGACCCATGCCGTCATGATGATGATTCCCGAGCCTTGGGAACGTCACGAATCCATGAACGCCCAGAAGCGGGCCTTTTATGAGTTCCATGCCTGCATGATGGAACCGTGGGACGGTCCTGCCTCGATCACATTCTCCGACGGCTACCAGATCGGCGCCGTTCTTGACCGTAATGGCCTGCGCCCAAGCCGCTATTACGTGACTGAGGATGACTTGGTCATCATGGCTTCCGAGGTTGGTGTTGTCCCCGATCTTGATCCCCTGACGGTCATCGAAAAAGGCCGCCTCAAGCCCGGCCGGATGTTCCTCGTCGATATGAACGAGGGTCGTATCATTCCGGATGAAGAGGTGAAAGAGCGCATCTATTCTGCTCAACCTTATGAAAAGTGGCTTCAGGATCGTCGCCTCGCATCGAAGGATCTTCCGGATCCAAAGAACTTGCCCGAGGGACCCATAAGCCAGCTCAAGGAACGTCAGATTGCCTTTGGTTACACTTACGAGGACTTGCGCTTCCTGCTCGGCCCAACGGCGGAGAAAGGTGTCCAGCCGATTGCCTCGATGGGCAATGATACGCCATTGGCGGTTTTATCGAATAAATCGAAGCACCTTTACCAGTACTTCAAGCAGATCTTCGCACAGGTCACAAATCCCGCCCTGGACTGTATCCGGGAGGAACTTGTGACAGGAACGGAGACCTTCATCGGCTCCGAGGGCAATCTCCTCGACCCAAATCCGGAAAGTTGCCGGATGATCCGCTTGGACAGTCCGCTGATTGATAATCGCCAGCTGGCCCAGTTTCGTGAAATCGAGATAGACGGGTTCAAGTCCGCCACATTGGATGCACTCTTTCCAGTCTCTGATACTGAAAAGGGATTGCAAAATGCCCTGGACGACCTCTTTGCCGCTGCCGACAAGGCAATCGCTGACGGAGTGAATATTCTGATCATTTCCGACAAGGCTTTGAGTGCCGACAAGGCGGCCATTCCGACACTTCTCGCCATGGGCGGCCTGCACCATCATCTTGTCCGTGCCGGAACGCGGACACGCGTCTCCATTGTCCTTGAGACAGGCGAGGCCCGCGAAGTGCATCATTTTGCGGTGCTCATCGGCTATGGGGCGGATGCCATCAATCCGTACATGGCCTTTGAGACGCTTCAGGAAATGATCACCGAACAGATGCTTGGAATGGATCTGCAGACGGCGGTCTACAATTACCTGAAGGGCTCCATCAAGGGCGTTGTGAAGACGATGGCCAAGATGGGGATTTCGACGGTGGCTTCCTATCGCGGGGCCCAGATCTTTGAAGCAATTGGCTTGAGCACCCGCGTGGTGAACAAGTACTTCACCGGGACCGCAGGTCGTGTCGAAGGTGTTGGGCTCAAGCAGATCGCGGAGGAGAGCCTCCTGCGACACAACAAGGCCTTTGCCGAGCGCCGGATTTCCGACGAAGAGGCGGCCCTTGAGCCCGGCGGCATGTACCAGTGGCGTCGCAACGGGGAATATCACCTCTTCAACCCCAAGACGATCCACCTGCTCCAGAAGGCGGTCCGTACCGGGGACTACGGGGCTTACAAGGAGTATTCCGCCATGGTCAACGACCACAGCGAAAGTTTTTGTACCCTTCGTGGCTTGATGCGCTTCAAGCACAAGCGCAAGGCACTCGATATCGACGAAGTCGAGCCAATCGAGGCGATCATGAAGCGCTTCAAGACGGGCGCCATGTCTTACGGTTCCATTTCAAAGGAGGCGCACGAGACGCTAGCCATCGCCATGAACCGCGTTGGGGGCAAGTCCAACACGGGTGAGGGAGGGGAAGATCCAGAGCGGTTTACTCCAATGCCCAATGGCGACAGCAAGCGCTCAGCCATCAAGCAGGTGGCATCGGGCCGTTTCGGAGTGACGAGCGAATACCTTGTCAACTCGGACGAGATCCAGATTAAGATTTCCCAAGGCGCCAAGCCCGGCGAGGGCGGTGAATTGCCCGGTTCCAAGGTCTATCCGTGGGTGGCCAAGGTCCGGCATTCAACTCCTGGAGTGGGACTGGTTTCTCCTCCCCCGCACCACGACATCTACTCAATCGAGGATCTGGCGGAATTGATCCATGACCTGAAGAACGCCAATCGCCATGCCCGCGTCAACGTGAAGCTGGTCGCGGAAGTCGGGGTCGGGACAATTGCCGCCGGGGTCGCAAAGGGTCACGCCGATGTGATTCTTATCTCCGGACACGATGGAGGAACCGGCGCGTCGCCGTCTTCCTCGATCTACAACGCAGGGGCTCCATGGGAACTTGGACTGGCCGAAACAAACCAGATCCTTCTCCTGAACGACTTGCGCAGCCGTGTGGTTCTGGAAACAGACGGACAATTGAAGACCGGTCGGGACGTTGCCATCGCAACGCTCCTTGGTGCCGAGGAATACGGATTTGCAACCGCACCGCTGGTCACGATGGGCTGCCTGATGATGCGTGTCTGCCAGAAGAACACCTGCCCGGTTGGTGTGGCCACACAGGATCCGCGCCTCCGGAAGAACTTCACAGGTGAACCCGAGCACGTGGTCAATTTCATGCGCTTCATCGCCATGGAAATGCGTGAGATCATGGCCGAGCTGGGCTTCCGGACGATTAACGAAATGGTGGGCCACGTTGAGGAGCTCGACACGATCGAGGCGATCAACCATTGGAAGGCCAGTGGGGTCGACCTGACCAGTATTTTCCACAAGCCGGACGTTGGAGACGAAGTTGGAACTTATTGCCAGAAGCTGCAGGACCATGGCCTCGAGGAATCCCTCGATGTCACGCACCTGCTCAAGCTGTGCAAGCCTGCGATCGAGCGAGGGGAGCCTGTCAAGGTGGAGTTGCCCATCGTCAATGTGAACCGCGTGGTGGGAACCATCACCGGGAGTGAACTGACACGCCGGCATGGCGGGAAGGGCCTTCCCGAGGACACGGTACAACTGAAGTTCACAGGAAGTGCGGGCCAGTCCTTCGGGGCTTTCACGCCTCCGGGAATGAGTTTCGAGCTGGAAGGCGATGCCAACGATTATTTTGGCAAAGGCCTTTCCGGAGCCAAGTTGGTGGTCTATCCTCCCCGTGGTTCCAAGTTCAAGGCGCATGAGCAGACCCTTATCGGGAATGTGGCCTTTTACGGAGCGACCCTGGGCAATGCCTTTATCAACGGAATCGCCGGCGAACGTTTCTGCGTCCGCAATTCCGGGGTGCGAACTGTTGTCGAGGGCGTTGGAGACCACGGCTGTGAATACATGACCGGTGGAGAGGTGATTGTCCTTGGTTTGACCGGGCGCAACTTTGCTGCCGGGATGTCGGGTGGAGTCGCGTATATTCTGGATTTGGATGGAAAATTCCAGACGCGCCTCAATGCTGACATGGTCAATGTTTACCGCCTTATCGAATGCGATGAGGAGGAAATGGAGAATGTGCGCCAGCGCGTTGCCGAACATGTCAAGTACACCGGGTCTGAACGGGGTCAGGAAGTGCTTGATAACTGGGATGAAATGTTGCCCAAATTCGTCAAGGTCCTGCCGCGCGACTACGAGCGCATGCTGAATGCCTTCAAGAAGGTTGAAGAGCAGGGCTTGACCGGCGACGAGGCGGCAATGGCTGCCTTCGAGGATAACCAGAAAGACCTGGCTCGTGTAGCTGGAAACTAA
- a CDS encoding KpsF/GutQ family sugar-phosphate isomerase: MTLSSENILSSAQNCLRLEQAAIEATSNKLDESFVQSVHLIEKTILDGKKLVFTGVGKNVPICLKLAGTFNSTGVPTTFLDPNQALHGDLGLCQKGDLCVLFSNSGETEDLLRLLPSLKRLGLTTIAVTAIADSSLSKFSDHLLLYHYDQEACPLNLAPTASTTAALAIGDALAMVYLEIRGFSKEDFARYHPAGSLGKALLLKVDEIMRTGDRFASAPDTITVQEAILCITKARCGSIALVDAQSGALTGVFSDGDFRRAALDDKDILLKPVSEHMTRNPKTIPSGSLAGTALRIFEAVSIDDLVVVDEAGKPLGLIDGQDMPKLRIV; the protein is encoded by the coding sequence ATGACACTTTCTTCTGAAAATATACTCTCCAGCGCGCAGAATTGCCTGCGGCTTGAACAGGCGGCCATTGAGGCAACCAGCAATAAACTGGACGAGTCTTTTGTCCAGTCTGTCCATTTGATCGAGAAAACCATTCTTGATGGCAAAAAACTGGTCTTTACCGGGGTGGGAAAAAATGTGCCGATCTGCCTCAAACTGGCAGGTACCTTTAACTCCACAGGCGTCCCGACGACTTTCCTCGATCCCAACCAGGCCCTTCACGGGGATCTCGGTCTCTGCCAGAAAGGCGACCTCTGCGTCCTCTTCAGCAACAGCGGGGAAACAGAAGACCTGCTCCGTTTGCTCCCTTCGTTGAAACGATTGGGCCTGACCACCATCGCCGTCACGGCAATCGCCGATTCCTCGCTTTCGAAATTTTCAGACCATCTGTTACTCTACCATTACGATCAGGAAGCATGTCCCCTCAACCTTGCCCCGACCGCCAGTACCACCGCAGCGCTCGCTATCGGGGATGCCCTCGCCATGGTCTACCTGGAAATTCGCGGCTTTTCCAAGGAGGATTTTGCCCGGTATCATCCAGCCGGCAGCCTCGGCAAGGCACTGCTTCTTAAAGTCGACGAGATCATGCGGACCGGAGATCGCTTTGCCAGTGCGCCGGACACGATCACCGTTCAAGAGGCAATCCTCTGTATCACCAAGGCACGGTGTGGTTCAATCGCCCTGGTCGATGCACAATCAGGTGCCCTCACGGGGGTCTTCAGCGACGGGGATTTCCGTCGTGCCGCACTGGACGATAAGGATATCCTCTTGAAGCCTGTTTCGGAGCACATGACGCGCAATCCCAAAACCATCCCTTCGGGTTCCCTCGCAGGCACTGCCCTCCGCATTTTTGAAGCAGTATCCATCGATGACCTTGTTGTCGTTGATGAAGCAGGAAAACCCCTCGGTCTGATCGATGGGCAGGACATGCCAAAGCTGCGCATTGTTTGA
- a CDS encoding DEAD/DEAH box helicase, with the protein MDSLETQLKIPDLWQQKAIRALQGGKDVIVASPTGAGKTYIFELLMETGFQGKAVYTVPTRALANDKRLEWKRRGWDVGITTGDRNENPDARVVVATLETQKGRLVRGEGPDLLVVDEYQMLGDEQRGLNYELSIASAPAKTQLLLLSGSVGNPKNVADWLIRLGRKVELVQHSKRPVPLEEIQIEGLPNRIPTSVRGLWPRAIAKVLKAGMAPLLAFAPRRKAAEDLAFEIARMLPEEDPIVLTPEQERLAGDGLKGLLRARVAFHHSGLDYAQRAGLIEPLAKAGQLRVVVATMGLAAGINFSMRSVLVTDREYRSGDRVHEVRPDELLQMFGRAGRRGMDKVGYIAVAPGKPRLQEARPLRLKRSNQIDWPSITGLMQTAIEKNQNPMEAAHQLTRRLFSVQRIPLGLADFHAGGPSASPVQQNIVTQTVTEFQTPDNDWERKRAPRRAELGIALYWFKDEWRPALSVPEMLTSLPLGTLCRLNSQKPPEYGRQVPIARFGTSDTEGELVLNRWILRAIREQPNSKGRKHHWRRMRWTLDRIEKQIIPLLPAITMGGTFVDWRESKGMLYARLHYRKAITHAQVDSANRPLISPPERLVSHETDLTLPGDEGTGSSGKTRTAADIWFSLGLIDKYGAPTQRGILFSFFNYGEGLAIAAALEDRSYALEDLMYDLANLRAGHRFSFHEAGSGRLGAACRAAYGLVSHTGYLIRGLPTTYGEGASEVLFQPGALHALNKGDMELRTGDIERARLEWKSILRHIAHCPKLNWDRWLDLRALAKSTVKNFPKEATLESLPGLTSKQQQRHKSFLTFEHSPLQD; encoded by the coding sequence ATGGACAGTCTGGAAACCCAGTTAAAGATCCCCGACCTCTGGCAGCAAAAGGCCATCCGCGCATTGCAGGGTGGCAAGGATGTCATCGTGGCTTCGCCGACAGGCGCGGGCAAGACCTACATTTTCGAGCTCCTGATGGAAACCGGATTTCAGGGGAAAGCCGTCTACACGGTCCCGACCCGGGCCCTGGCCAACGACAAGCGTCTCGAGTGGAAGCGGCGTGGCTGGGATGTCGGGATCACTACCGGCGACAGGAATGAGAATCCTGATGCCCGGGTTGTTGTAGCGACTTTGGAAACACAAAAGGGACGCCTCGTGCGTGGAGAAGGACCCGACCTGCTCGTGGTTGATGAATACCAGATGCTTGGAGATGAACAAAGGGGTCTCAATTACGAGCTTTCAATCGCAAGCGCACCGGCGAAAACGCAACTGCTCCTACTGAGCGGTTCTGTCGGAAACCCGAAAAATGTAGCGGATTGGTTGATACGGCTGGGGCGTAAGGTTGAGCTGGTTCAACATTCCAAACGACCCGTACCGCTCGAGGAAATCCAGATTGAAGGGCTCCCAAACCGAATCCCAACCAGCGTTCGCGGACTCTGGCCAAGGGCGATTGCCAAGGTGCTGAAAGCGGGCATGGCCCCCCTGCTTGCCTTCGCTCCAAGGAGAAAGGCAGCCGAGGATCTCGCCTTTGAGATTGCCCGCATGCTTCCCGAGGAAGATCCGATCGTCCTGACCCCTGAGCAGGAGCGCCTCGCTGGGGACGGCCTGAAGGGCCTCCTTCGGGCACGGGTGGCTTTTCATCACAGCGGATTGGATTATGCCCAGCGTGCCGGCTTGATTGAACCACTTGCCAAAGCCGGGCAACTGCGGGTGGTGGTGGCCACAATGGGACTGGCGGCCGGCATTAATTTTTCCATGCGTTCCGTCCTCGTCACCGACAGGGAATACCGGTCCGGTGACCGGGTTCATGAAGTACGGCCCGATGAACTTTTGCAGATGTTTGGGCGGGCGGGGCGCAGGGGGATGGATAAGGTCGGTTATATCGCGGTTGCGCCCGGCAAACCGAGGTTGCAGGAAGCCCGTCCCCTTCGTTTGAAGCGTTCCAACCAGATTGACTGGCCCAGCATCACTGGCCTGATGCAGACCGCCATCGAAAAGAACCAGAACCCGATGGAAGCCGCGCATCAGTTGACGCGACGCCTTTTCAGCGTCCAACGCATTCCCCTGGGACTGGCTGACTTCCATGCAGGCGGGCCAAGTGCTTCGCCGGTCCAGCAAAATATTGTGACCCAGACAGTGACCGAGTTTCAGACTCCGGACAATGACTGGGAGCGCAAAAGAGCACCGCGAAGAGCCGAGCTTGGAATTGCCCTTTATTGGTTCAAGGACGAATGGCGCCCTGCCCTTTCGGTTCCGGAAATGCTCACCAGCTTACCCTTGGGCACGCTTTGCCGGTTGAATTCCCAAAAGCCCCCGGAATATGGCCGACAGGTCCCCATCGCCCGTTTTGGCACCTCTGACACGGAGGGAGAACTTGTCCTGAATCGTTGGATACTTCGGGCCATCCGGGAGCAACCCAATTCAAAGGGCCGGAAGCATCATTGGCGACGCATGCGCTGGACCCTCGACCGGATTGAGAAGCAGATCATTCCCCTCCTTCCTGCGATCACCATGGGCGGCACCTTCGTCGACTGGCGCGAGAGCAAGGGCATGTTGTATGCACGCCTTCACTACAGGAAGGCAATCACTCACGCGCAGGTCGACTCAGCAAACCGCCCCCTGATCAGTCCGCCAGAGAGGTTGGTCAGCCACGAGACGGATTTGACCCTGCCCGGAGATGAGGGAACCGGTTCTTCAGGCAAAACCCGCACCGCCGCGGATATTTGGTTCAGTCTCGGGCTGATTGACAAATACGGTGCGCCGACACAACGCGGCATACTCTTCAGCTTTTTCAATTATGGCGAGGGGTTAGCTATCGCCGCCGCCCTCGAGGACCGCTCCTACGCCCTTGAGGATCTCATGTACGACCTTGCCAACCTTCGCGCAGGACATCGCTTCAGCTTCCACGAGGCAGGTTCTGGAAGGCTGGGAGCCGCCTGCCGTGCGGCCTACGGTCTGGTCTCACACACCGGGTACCTGATCCGGGGTTTGCCGACCACTTATGGTGAGGGTGCCTCGGAAGTCCTATTTCAGCCGGGCGCTTTACATGCTCTCAACAAGGGCGACATGGAATTGCGTACCGGGGATATCGAGCGAGCGCGCCTTGAGTGGAAAAGTATCCTTCGGCACATCGCCCATTGTCCAAAACTGAATTGGGACCGATGGCTCGATTTGCGTGCACTCGCAAAAAGCACAGTCAAGAATTTCCCGAAGGAAGCCACGCTTGAATCACTCCCCGGGCTGACGTCAAAACAACAACAGCGCCACAAGAGCTTTCTCACTTTCGAGCACAGTCCTCTTCAGGACTAG